A stretch of the Ctenopharyngodon idella isolate HZGC_01 chromosome 14, HZGC01, whole genome shotgun sequence genome encodes the following:
- the LOC127494333 gene encoding UDP-N-acetylglucosamine transferase subunit ALG13 homolog isoform X3, with protein MKTVFVTVGTTSFDDLIGTLTSDESVKALIYRGYTDMVLQVGRGSVVPDPDSCPGLTLQVFRFKDSIAEDMRHSDLVISHAGAGSCLEALGANKPLLVVVNDKLMDNHQLELAKQLQADSHLIYCTCRCAV; from the exons ATGAAAACTGTATTTGTAACTGTCGGGACAACAAGTTTTGATGATCTGATTGGCACTTTGACTTCAGATGAATCTGTGAAG GCATTAATTTACCGTGGCTACACAGACATGGTGCTTCAGGTTGGCAGAGGTTCAGTCGTGCCTGATCCAGACAGCTGTCCAGGACTGACACTTCAAGTGTTTCGCTTCAAAGACTCAATCGCTGAGGATATGAGACATTCAGATCTGGTCATCAGTCATGCTG GAGCAGGAAGCTGCTTGGAAGCACTCGGAGCAAATAAACCTCTCCTCGTGGTGGTCAATGATAAATTAATGGACAATCATCAGCTGGAGCTTGCAAAGCAGCTGCAGGCAGATTCACATCTTATCTACTGCACTTgcag GTGTGCAGTGTAA
- the LOC127494333 gene encoding UDP-N-acetylglucosamine transferase subunit ALG13 homolog isoform X2, which produces MKTVFVTVGTTSFDDLIGTLTSDESVKALIYRGYTDMVLQVGRGSVVPDPDSCPGLTLQVFRFKDSIAEDMRHSDLVISHAGAGSCLEALGANKPLLVVVNDKLMDNHQLELAKQLQADSHLIYCTCSTLPQTLRDMDLSALSTYVPGQPQIFANFLDKAIGLGL; this is translated from the exons ATGAAAACTGTATTTGTAACTGTCGGGACAACAAGTTTTGATGATCTGATTGGCACTTTGACTTCAGATGAATCTGTGAAG GCATTAATTTACCGTGGCTACACAGACATGGTGCTTCAGGTTGGCAGAGGTTCAGTCGTGCCTGATCCAGACAGCTGTCCAGGACTGACACTTCAAGTGTTTCGCTTCAAAGACTCAATCGCTGAGGATATGAGACATTCAGATCTGGTCATCAGTCATGCTG GAGCAGGAAGCTGCTTGGAAGCACTCGGAGCAAATAAACCTCTCCTCGTGGTGGTCAATGATAAATTAATGGACAATCATCAGCTGGAGCTTGCAAAGCAGCTGCAGGCAGATTCACATCTTATCTACTGCACTTgcag TACCCTGCCTCAGACTTTGAGGGATATGGATCTATCTGCTTTGTCAACTTATGTGCCTGGTCAACCTCAGATCTTCGCCAACTTTTTAGATAAAGCCATCGGACTTGGACTGTGA
- the LOC127494333 gene encoding UDP-N-acetylglucosamine transferase subunit ALG13 homolog isoform X4 — protein sequence MVLQVGRGSVVPDPDSCPGLTLQVFRFKDSIAEDMRHSDLVISHAGAGSCLEALGANKPLLVVVNDKLMDNHQLELAKQLQADSHLIYCTCSTLPQTLRDMDLSALSTYVPGQPQIFANFLDKAIGLGL from the exons ATGGTGCTTCAGGTTGGCAGAGGTTCAGTCGTGCCTGATCCAGACAGCTGTCCAGGACTGACACTTCAAGTGTTTCGCTTCAAAGACTCAATCGCTGAGGATATGAGACATTCAGATCTGGTCATCAGTCATGCTG GAGCAGGAAGCTGCTTGGAAGCACTCGGAGCAAATAAACCTCTCCTCGTGGTGGTCAATGATAAATTAATGGACAATCATCAGCTGGAGCTTGCAAAGCAGCTGCAGGCAGATTCACATCTTATCTACTGCACTTgcag TACCCTGCCTCAGACTTTGAGGGATATGGATCTATCTGCTTTGTCAACTTATGTGCCTGGTCAACCTCAGATCTTCGCCAACTTTTTAGATAAAGCCATCGGACTTGGACTGTGA
- the LOC127494333 gene encoding cytokine receptor common subunit gamma isoform X1, with protein sequence MTYIHTPRLYFGLLFLILSFQRCCSAGALSVQCKIINLEYVECIWNPNTSTMNYTFSSKFANDDSHDCQEYILKHNYTVGCKIPLKNHDQKFSKFQISVSTEGNHTFEKSFHSLKSLVQLKAPYNLSVKWNEHNSTLLLQWNSSTTLKDNCVVYNVRNQKDETQLSANVTKKSYSLTQVSQNKHYVFQVRSTVSGLCGSSDLWSDWSPPVEWGSAENISRQGWSQWLYGFLSVLMLFLLGLLLCYCERKGIILLPVVPDPSKNLQDLFHKHDGNVESWVHISRELKDAFEPDYTEPSCDVCEVTPSCEADPTPVASPAPQTDKCDEPSAAEEQSS encoded by the exons ATGACTTACATTCACACTCCAAGACTATATTTTGGGCTTCTGTTCTTAATTCTGTCCTTTCAACGATGCTGTTCAGCAGGTGCTCTGA GTGTGCAGTGTAAGATCATCAACCTCGAGTATGTGGAGTGCATCTGGAACCCAAACACATCAACAATGAACTACACCTTCAGCAGTAA ATTTGCAAACGACGACTCCCACGACTGTCAAGAATACATCTTGAAGCACAATTACACTGTAGGCTGCAAAATTCCTCTCAAAAACCATGATCAGaagttttcaaaatttcaaatatCTGTGTCCACTGAAGGAAACCACACTTTTGAAAAATCTTTTCATTCCCTCAAGAGCCTTG TGCAGCTAAAAGCACCCTATAACCTCTCAGTGAAGTGGAATGAGCACAACAGCACACTTTTACTACAGTGGAACAGCAGTACCACCCTCAAAGATAACTGTGTAGTCTATAATGTGCGCAACCAGAAAGACGAAACCCAG TTGTCAGCAAATGTGacaaaaaagtcatacagtCTGACGCAGGTCTCACAGAACAAGCACTATGTTTTCCAAGTCCGGAGCACTGTCTCTGGTCTCTGTGGTTCTTCAGATTTATGGAGTGACTGGAGCCCTCCAGTGGAGTGGGGCAGTGCAG AGAACATCAGCAGACAAGGCTGGTCGCAGTGGTTGTATGGTTTTCTGTCAGTACTTATGCTGTTCTTGCTGGGTTTGTTGTTGTGCTATTGTGAGAG GAAAGGGATCATCTTACTTCCAGTTGTGCCTGACCCTAGCAAGAACCTACAGGACTTGTTCCATAAACATGATGGAAATGTTGAG AGCTGGGTTCACATCTCCAGAGAGCTGAAGGATGCCTTTGAGCCAGACTACACAGAGCCGTCCTGCGATGTGTGTGAGGTTACGCCCTCTTGTGAAGCCGATCCCACACCTGTGGCCAGTCCTGCTCCTCAAACTGACAAGTGTGATGAACCAAGCGCTGCAGAAGAGCAGAGCTCATAA
- the c14hxorf65 gene encoding uncharacterized protein CXorf65 homolog has translation MFIYIKHGDNDQFLVNPNCPVVVLMQHIKTRLQLAESELIDLCDERGMLKFLFLPQNSRESACGLLKARESFIVCVIERMSDGAYTSVTSLLSSVQSAVLETLQTQIDNLEKTRLKQLQVVQILMATSEKINAQDLPKFIKKRKKVTHVNAPDEVQRHIGDKKSRN, from the exons atgtttatttacattaaacatGGAG acAATGACCAGTTCCTGGTCAACCCCAATTGTCCAGTTGTTGTCCTCATGCAGCACATAAAAACCAGGTTGCAACTTGCTGAGTCAG agctCATAGACCTTTGTGATGAACGAGGAATGCTGAAATTCCTCTTTCTGCCCCAGAATTCACGAGAGTCTGCTTGTGGACTGCTGAAGGCTAGAGAGTCATTCATTGTTTGCGTTATTGAGC GTATGTCTGATGGGGCTTATACTTCTGTCACATCTCTACTATCCAGTGTTCAATCTGCTGTATTAG AGACTCTGCAGACTCAGATTGACAATCTTGAGAAAACTCGTCTGAAGCAGCTTCAGGTTGTGCAGATTCTTATGGCTACATCAGAGAAAATCAATGCTCAAGACCTGCCTAAATTC ATTAAAAAGCGCAAGAAAGTTACACATGTCAATGCCCCTGATGAAGTCCAGCGCCACATAGGGGACAAAAAGAGCAGGAACTGA